A DNA window from Paraburkholderia sp. IMGN_8 contains the following coding sequences:
- the hutC gene encoding histidine utilization repressor yields the protein MSATVRSKAHDKPLPAAAMKTARMASDAPAARYEQVKSHIRQIIDSGARQAGDRLPSELDLVATLGVSRMTVNRALRELADEGLVTRVSGVGTFVAQTKPQSTLLMIAHIGDEIRSRGHEYSYDTVLAQRETAPVTVSNALGLAPGASVFHVICVHRENGLPVQLEDRYVNPAIAPDFLQQDFASIRPSEYLYDIVPAHDVEHVVDAGLPTRAEAELLEIRAEEPCLTLMRRTWTSGVAVTFARFVHPGSRYRLGCRFSPDMSQRQG from the coding sequence ATGTCCGCCACAGTTCGCAGCAAAGCTCACGACAAGCCGCTTCCTGCCGCGGCGATGAAAACCGCGCGCATGGCATCCGATGCGCCGGCCGCGCGCTACGAGCAGGTCAAAAGCCATATTCGCCAGATCATCGACTCGGGTGCGCGGCAAGCGGGCGACCGTCTGCCTTCCGAACTCGACCTGGTGGCGACGCTGGGCGTGTCGCGCATGACGGTCAATCGCGCGCTGCGCGAGCTCGCCGACGAAGGCCTCGTCACACGCGTATCCGGCGTCGGCACCTTCGTCGCGCAAACCAAGCCGCAATCGACGTTGCTGATGATCGCCCATATCGGCGACGAGATCCGCTCGCGCGGCCATGAATACAGCTACGACACCGTGCTGGCGCAACGCGAAACCGCGCCGGTGACGGTGTCGAACGCGTTAGGCCTCGCGCCGGGTGCTTCCGTATTTCACGTGATCTGCGTGCATCGCGAGAACGGCTTGCCGGTGCAACTGGAAGACCGCTACGTCAATCCGGCGATCGCGCCGGATTTTCTGCAGCAGGATTTCGCATCGATCCGGCCGTCGGAGTATCTGTACGATATCGTGCCGGCGCATGACGTCGAGCATGTCGTCGATGCGGGTTTGCCGACGCGCGCCGAAGCCGAGTTGCTGGAGATTCGTGCCGAGGAACCGTGCCTGACGCTCATGCGCCGCACCTGGACGAGCGGCGTCGCGGTGACGTTCGCGCGTTTCGTGCATCCGGGCTCGCGGTATCGGCTGGGTTGCCGTTTCTCGCCGGATATGTCGCAACGGCAAGGCTAG
- the hutC gene encoding histidine utilization repressor: protein MPAYEQIKRYVLKRISEGEWKPGGLIPSETELVKEFGVARMTVSRALRELTTERVLTRVQGSGTFVAPQRYESTVLEIRNIADEIAARGHRHSARVLTLETSDDPQALDSLGLAEGPAFHSCIVHSEEGEPIQYEDRYVNPKVFPDYLQQDFTVETPNHYMVRLAPIQRAEFRIYAQKPDAYVRRHLMMEIGEPCLQLWRRTWVGEAVATSVQLWHPASRFHLAGNV, encoded by the coding sequence ATGCCCGCCTATGAGCAGATCAAACGCTACGTGCTCAAACGCATCAGTGAAGGGGAATGGAAACCGGGCGGGCTGATCCCGTCCGAAACGGAACTGGTCAAGGAATTCGGCGTTGCGCGCATGACAGTGTCGCGCGCGTTGCGCGAGCTGACCACCGAACGCGTGCTGACGCGCGTGCAGGGTTCAGGCACCTTCGTCGCGCCGCAACGCTACGAATCAACGGTACTGGAAATCCGCAATATCGCTGACGAAATCGCGGCACGCGGGCATCGTCACTCGGCGCGCGTGCTGACGCTCGAAACCAGCGACGACCCGCAGGCGCTCGACTCACTTGGTCTCGCCGAGGGCCCGGCATTTCACTCGTGCATCGTGCACAGCGAAGAAGGCGAGCCGATCCAGTATGAGGATCGCTACGTCAATCCAAAGGTCTTCCCCGACTATCTGCAACAGGATTTCACCGTCGAGACGCCGAATCACTACATGGTGCGTCTCGCGCCGATTCAGCGCGCGGAGTTTCGCATCTATGCGCAGAAGCCCGATGCGTATGTGCGACGGCATCTGATGATGGAGATCGGCGAGCCGTGCTTGCAGCTATGGCGCCGGACTTGGGTGGGTGAAGCGGTCGCGACCTCGGTGCAGTTGTGGCATCCGGCGTCGCGTTTTCATCTGGCGGGGAACGTTTAA
- the hutH gene encoding histidine ammonia-lyase produces MAVIRSDRPLDWAQVAAVAAGEPLELSAGARARIAAARVLVEQIVERGIRAYGVNTGVGALCDVIVSPSEQHTLSRNILMSHAVGVGVPLGVAETRAIMAAAVNNFAHGHSGIRLEVADQLVALLNADCLPEVPAFGSVGYLSHMAHIALVCIGEGYVRYRGERLKGRDALQLLGFEPLVLEAKEGLSLVNGTPCVTGLAALALARAERLLDWTDVVAAMSFENLRGQLAAFDADSLALRISPGLSLVGERMRTALAGSGILAAVVGQRTQDPLSLRTIPHVHGAARDVLAATAEVLNRELASITDNPIVAGTPDEPRVYSQAHAVGASIALAMDSLATAIAQVAAMAERRLDRLVNPLVSGLPAFLAEPGGTCSGFMIAQYTAASLVAQNRRLAMPASLDGGITSGLQEDHLCHATPAALKALEIVDNAGRIVAIELLAAAQAYDLQTVDAPRAPHTDALWQRVRGVVPTYRDDRPLADDMTIAFRMIADGAPPPLPNPGKMRPALATAAAAADLAGLASVAGCAAGAAMAVNDGPPAAHRQPLQLDWRQCR; encoded by the coding sequence ATGGCCGTGATCCGTTCCGATCGTCCTCTCGACTGGGCTCAGGTCGCGGCGGTTGCCGCCGGTGAGCCGCTCGAACTTTCCGCCGGCGCCCGCGCGCGCATCGCGGCGGCGCGGGTCCTTGTCGAACAGATCGTCGAGCGCGGTATTCGCGCGTATGGCGTGAATACCGGCGTCGGTGCATTGTGCGACGTGATCGTATCTCCGTCCGAGCAGCACACGCTGTCGCGCAACATTCTGATGAGCCATGCGGTTGGCGTAGGCGTGCCGCTCGGTGTCGCCGAGACGCGCGCGATCATGGCGGCGGCTGTCAACAACTTTGCGCACGGACATTCGGGGATTCGCCTCGAAGTCGCGGACCAACTCGTCGCGTTGCTTAATGCCGATTGCTTGCCCGAAGTGCCGGCTTTCGGCTCGGTCGGCTATCTGAGCCACATGGCGCATATCGCGCTGGTATGCATCGGCGAAGGCTATGTGCGCTATCGCGGCGAACGGCTCAAAGGGCGCGACGCGTTGCAACTGCTTGGCTTCGAACCGCTGGTGCTCGAAGCAAAGGAAGGCTTAAGCCTCGTCAACGGCACACCGTGTGTGACAGGTCTCGCGGCGTTGGCTCTCGCGCGCGCCGAGCGCCTGCTCGACTGGACCGACGTGGTCGCCGCGATGAGCTTCGAGAATCTGCGAGGCCAGCTCGCCGCGTTCGATGCCGATTCGCTGGCATTGCGCATCTCGCCCGGCCTGAGCCTGGTCGGCGAACGGATGCGCACGGCGCTCGCCGGCAGCGGCATTCTCGCGGCAGTGGTCGGCCAGCGCACGCAAGACCCGTTGAGCTTGCGGACCATTCCGCATGTGCACGGCGCCGCGCGCGACGTGCTGGCCGCGACCGCCGAAGTGCTCAACCGCGAGCTCGCATCGATTACCGATAACCCGATCGTCGCCGGCACGCCGGATGAGCCGCGCGTTTATTCGCAGGCGCATGCGGTGGGCGCATCGATCGCGCTGGCGATGGACAGTCTCGCCACCGCGATCGCGCAAGTCGCGGCAATGGCCGAGCGGCGTCTGGACCGTCTGGTCAATCCGCTCGTCAGCGGCTTGCCGGCGTTTCTCGCCGAGCCGGGCGGCACCTGTTCAGGTTTCATGATCGCGCAGTACACGGCGGCGTCGCTGGTCGCACAGAACCGGCGTCTGGCGATGCCCGCGAGCCTCGACGGCGGCATCACGTCCGGCTTGCAGGAAGACCACTTGTGCCACGCGACGCCCGCCGCGCTCAAAGCGCTGGAGATCGTCGACAACGCCGGGCGCATTGTCGCGATCGAATTGCTGGCCGCGGCGCAGGCCTACGACCTGCAAACCGTCGACGCGCCGCGCGCGCCGCATACCGACGCGCTCTGGCAGCGTGTGCGCGGCGTCGTGCCGACCTATCGCGACGACCGGCCGCTCGCCGACGATATGACCATCGCGTTTCGCATGATCGCCGACGGCGCGCCGCCACCGCTGCCGAACCCGGGTAAGATGCGGCCTGCGCTTGCCACCGCTGCCGCTGCTGCGGACCTTGCCGGATTGGCGAGCGTGGCCGGCTGTGCGGCCGGCGCTGCCATGGCCGTCAACGACGGCCCACCGGCGGCCCATCGGCAACCCCTACAGCTTGATTGGAGACAGTGCCGGTGA
- a CDS encoding ATP-binding cassette domain-containing protein produces the protein MNATAPVALSVKNIHKSFGDHHVLKGISLDAHQGDVISILGASGSGKSTFLRCLNLLETPDDGSVALAGEELKMKRRGDGKLQPSDRRQVDRVRSQLGMVFQNFNLWSHMTVLENLIEGPMRVQKRSRAESVEEAEALLAKVGLAEKRGHYPAHLSGGQQQRVAIARALAMHPKVMLFDEPTSALDPELVGEVLRVMRSLAEEGRTMLVVTHEMGFARHVSNRVLFLHQGQVEADGTPDEVFVECKSERFRQFVSSHHDRTTS, from the coding sequence ATGAACGCTACGGCACCCGTTGCACTGTCGGTCAAGAACATTCATAAGTCGTTCGGCGACCATCACGTGCTCAAAGGCATTTCGCTCGACGCTCATCAAGGCGACGTGATCTCGATTCTCGGCGCGAGCGGCTCCGGCAAGAGTACCTTTCTGCGCTGCCTGAACCTGCTCGAAACGCCCGACGACGGCTCGGTCGCGCTGGCCGGCGAAGAACTGAAAATGAAGCGCCGCGGCGACGGCAAACTGCAACCGAGCGACCGCCGCCAGGTGGACCGGGTGCGCTCGCAGCTCGGCATGGTGTTTCAGAACTTCAACCTGTGGTCGCATATGACCGTGCTGGAGAATCTGATCGAAGGGCCGATGCGCGTGCAAAAGCGCAGCCGTGCCGAATCGGTTGAAGAGGCCGAAGCGCTGCTCGCGAAAGTGGGCCTCGCGGAAAAGCGCGGCCACTATCCAGCGCATCTGTCTGGCGGCCAGCAACAGCGTGTGGCGATTGCGCGTGCTTTGGCCATGCATCCGAAGGTCATGCTGTTCGATGAGCCGACCTCGGCGCTCGACCCGGAACTGGTCGGCGAAGTATTGCGCGTGATGCGCTCGCTCGCCGAAGAAGGCCGCACGATGCTGGTCGTGACGCACGAAATGGGTTTCGCGCGCCACGTGTCGAATCGCGTGTTGTTTCTGCATCAAGGCCAGGTGGAAGCCGACGGCACGCCCGACGAAGTCTTCGTCGAATGCAAGTCCGAGCGCTTCAGGCAATTCGTGTCGAGCCACCACGACCGCACTACTAGCTAA
- a CDS encoding ABC transporter permease subunit (The N-terminal region of this protein, as described by TIGR01726, is a three transmembrane segment that identifies a subfamily of ABC transporter permease subunits, which specificities that include histidine, arginine, glutamine, glutamate, L-cystine (sic), the opines (in Agrobacterium) octopine and nopaline, etc.) — MNFDFDFLLDTLRQLIAAVPTTLGLFFCSLILGGLLSLVIVTMRVSPHWLPNRFARAYILVFRGSPLLIQMFLVYYGMGQFGVIRESFLWPVLREPYMCAVLSLALCTAGYTAEIIRGGLMAVPVGQIEAGYSIGLSGFALLRRVIGPIALRQCLPAYSTEAVLLVKSTALASLVTVWEVTGVAQQIIQQTYRTTEVFICAALIYLFLNFVIVRLLGMLETRLSRHLRAAPTQTAPSRPVSTTTEARRAAP; from the coding sequence ATGAATTTCGACTTCGATTTCCTGCTCGACACGCTGCGGCAACTGATTGCGGCCGTGCCGACCACACTCGGGCTGTTCTTCTGTTCGTTGATTCTCGGCGGCTTGCTCTCGCTCGTGATCGTCACGATGCGCGTGTCGCCGCATTGGCTGCCGAATCGCTTTGCGCGAGCTTATATCCTCGTGTTCCGCGGCTCGCCGCTCCTGATCCAGATGTTCCTCGTGTACTACGGGATGGGCCAGTTCGGCGTGATTCGCGAGAGCTTCCTGTGGCCCGTGCTGCGCGAGCCGTATATGTGCGCGGTGCTGTCGCTCGCGTTGTGCACGGCTGGATATACCGCGGAAATCATTCGCGGCGGGTTGATGGCCGTGCCGGTCGGTCAGATCGAAGCGGGTTATTCGATCGGTCTGTCGGGCTTCGCGTTGCTGCGCCGTGTGATCGGTCCGATTGCGTTGCGTCAGTGCCTGCCCGCGTATTCGACCGAAGCCGTGCTGCTCGTCAAATCGACCGCGCTCGCGAGTCTGGTCACCGTGTGGGAAGTGACTGGCGTTGCGCAGCAGATCATTCAGCAAACGTATCGCACCACTGAAGTGTTCATCTGCGCCGCGCTGATCTATCTGTTCCTGAATTTCGTCATCGTGCGCCTGCTCGGCATGCTCGAAACGCGTCTGTCGCGCCATCTGCGCGCGGCGCCCACGCAAACCGCACCGAGCCGCCCGGTTTCCACCACCACCGAAGCACGTCGCGCCGCGCCCTGA
- a CDS encoding ABC transporter permease subunit (The N-terminal region of this protein, as described by TIGR01726, is a three transmembrane segment that identifies a subfamily of ABC transporter permease subunits, which specificities that include histidine, arginine, glutamine, glutamate, L-cystine (sic), the opines (in Agrobacterium) octopine and nopaline, etc.), giving the protein MALIEMLGFGPEGWGGVLLLAALMTVALTLAALAVGAVFGALVAAAKLSRFRTLRVVGDLYTTVFRGVPELLVIYLFYFGGSTLVTNVGQWFGAEGFVGVPPFVIGALAVGMISGAYQAEVYRSAVLAVSRGELEAARSIGMPTLTMARRILIPQVLRFALPGIGNVWQLSLKDSALISVTGLAELLRASQVAAGSTHQYFTFFVVGGALYLLMTSISNRVFNRAEAHVGRSFKRNFARN; this is encoded by the coding sequence ATGGCTCTGATAGAGATGCTCGGCTTCGGGCCGGAAGGCTGGGGCGGCGTGTTGCTGCTGGCAGCATTGATGACGGTCGCGCTGACGCTCGCGGCGCTTGCTGTCGGTGCCGTATTTGGCGCGCTCGTCGCGGCGGCCAAGCTGTCGCGCTTTCGCACGCTGCGCGTCGTCGGCGATCTGTACACCACCGTGTTTCGCGGCGTGCCTGAACTGCTCGTCATCTATCTGTTCTATTTCGGCGGCTCGACGCTCGTGACCAACGTCGGCCAATGGTTTGGCGCGGAGGGTTTTGTCGGCGTGCCGCCATTCGTGATCGGCGCGCTCGCGGTCGGCATGATTTCCGGCGCGTATCAGGCCGAGGTGTACCGCTCGGCGGTGCTCGCGGTGTCGCGCGGCGAACTCGAAGCGGCGCGCTCGATCGGCATGCCGACGCTGACAATGGCGCGTCGCATCCTGATTCCGCAGGTGCTGCGCTTCGCGTTGCCCGGCATCGGCAATGTGTGGCAATTGAGCCTGAAAGACTCGGCGCTGATTTCCGTCACCGGTCTGGCCGAACTGCTGCGTGCAAGCCAGGTCGCGGCGGGTTCGACGCATCAATACTTCACGTTCTTCGTGGTGGGCGGCGCGTTGTATCTGCTGATGACCAGCATCTCGAACCGGGTCTTCAACCGCGCTGAAGCACACGTGGGCCGGTCCTTCAAGCGCAACTTCGCGCGCAACTGA
- a CDS encoding transporter substrate-binding domain-containing protein, producing MGAVLGAATIFAAPVQAKDWKTVTIALEGGYAPWNLTLPGGKLGGFEPELVANLCARIQLQCNLVAQDWDGMIPGLQAGKFDVLMDAISITPEREKIIAFSKPYAATPATFAVTDAKVLPKAAPTAAVVKLSGDPKTDQPTVDALRKQLKGKTIGIQSGTVYTKFINDGFKDVATIRVYKTSPERDLDLANGRIDASFDDVTYYAASMDKKETASIVMAGPKIGGPIWGPGEGLAFRKQDADLKAKFDTAISAALADGTVKKLSNKWFKTDVTP from the coding sequence ATGGGCGCCGTCCTCGGCGCCGCGACCATTTTCGCGGCACCGGTGCAGGCGAAAGACTGGAAGACAGTGACGATCGCGCTGGAAGGCGGATACGCGCCGTGGAACCTGACCTTGCCGGGCGGCAAGCTGGGCGGCTTCGAGCCTGAACTGGTCGCCAACCTGTGTGCCCGCATCCAGTTGCAGTGCAACCTCGTTGCTCAAGACTGGGACGGCATGATCCCCGGTCTGCAAGCGGGCAAGTTCGACGTCCTGATGGATGCGATCTCGATTACGCCCGAGCGCGAAAAGATCATCGCGTTCTCGAAGCCGTACGCCGCCACACCCGCGACTTTCGCCGTGACTGACGCGAAAGTGTTGCCGAAGGCCGCGCCGACCGCCGCGGTCGTCAAGCTGTCGGGCGATCCGAAAACCGATCAGCCGACCGTCGACGCGTTGCGCAAGCAGTTGAAGGGCAAGACCATCGGCATCCAGTCGGGCACGGTCTACACCAAGTTCATCAACGACGGCTTCAAGGACGTCGCCACGATCCGCGTCTACAAGACTTCGCCCGAGCGCGATCTGGATCTGGCCAACGGCCGCATCGACGCCTCGTTCGACGACGTGACCTACTACGCCGCCAGCATGGACAAGAAAGAAACCGCATCGATCGTGATGGCCGGCCCGAAGATCGGCGGCCCGATCTGGGGTCCGGGCGAAGGTCTCGCGTTCCGCAAGCAGGACGCCGATCTGAAAGCGAAGTTCGACACGGCGATCAGCGCCGCGCTCGCCGACGGCACGGTCAAGAAACTCTCCAACAAGTGGTTCAAGACCGACGTCACGCCTTGA
- a CDS encoding isoprenylcysteine carboxylmethyltransferase family protein, whose protein sequence is MIKRLVFQTLISLAVMGVLLFGAAGTLAWPAAWWYLLEIGVLSLWIGFWLARHDPGLLAERLAPIMQAQQSRWDRFFMIVVALVWCGWLILMGLDAMRFHWSAPLPVSLVSFGSLCVFLCIFMCRFVFRANSYAAPVVKIQTSRGHKVVDSGPYAYVRHPMYAAALLFFVGTPLLLGSWWGFTCVPLMVIALGWRAVGEERLLASQLDGYADYMTRVRYRFIPFVW, encoded by the coding sequence ATGATCAAGCGCCTCGTCTTCCAGACGTTGATCTCGCTGGCCGTCATGGGCGTGCTGCTATTCGGCGCGGCGGGCACGCTCGCGTGGCCGGCCGCCTGGTGGTATCTGCTCGAGATAGGCGTGCTAAGCCTATGGATCGGCTTCTGGCTGGCGCGCCACGATCCCGGCTTGCTCGCCGAACGTCTTGCGCCGATCATGCAGGCGCAGCAAAGCCGCTGGGACCGCTTCTTCATGATCGTCGTCGCGCTGGTGTGGTGCGGTTGGCTGATCCTGATGGGGCTCGACGCCATGCGCTTCCATTGGTCGGCACCGTTGCCGGTGTCGCTGGTGAGTTTCGGTTCGCTTTGCGTGTTCCTCTGCATCTTCATGTGCCGCTTCGTGTTCCGGGCGAACAGCTATGCCGCACCGGTCGTGAAAATCCAGACAAGCCGTGGTCACAAGGTTGTCGACAGCGGCCCTTACGCGTATGTCCGTCACCCGATGTACGCCGCCGCGCTGCTGTTCTTCGTCGGCACGCCCCTGTTGCTCGGTTCGTGGTGGGGTTTCACTTGCGTGCCGCTCATGGTGATCGCTCTCGGCTGGCGCGCGGTGGGTGAAGAGCGCTTGCTGGCATCGCAACTCGACGGCTACGCCGACTACATGACCCGCGTGCGCTACCGCTTTATACCGTTCGTCTGGTAG
- a CDS encoding arylamine N-acetyltransferase, translating to MSHTVNLDNYFTRIGYKGPRAATLEVLQELHRLHPKAIPFENLNPLTRRAVNLDIPSIEEKLVTQNCGGYCFEQNALFASVLKQLGFKITPLIGRVLWGREPEAIPPRTHMILSVDLDRNNDNNETQWIADVGFGSVTLTAPLRLTPGIAQQTPLGTFRLADASHDALYLEVQARDKTWSRIYRFDLHPVEWIDYETSNWYTSTSPDSIFASNLIVCRVLEQSRLTLLNDQLNKRAADGEIISERQLKTADELAACLRDQFGLNTGDIDIAGIFDRVRKPAATAA from the coding sequence ATGTCACACACAGTGAATCTGGACAACTACTTCACCCGCATAGGCTACAAAGGCCCACGCGCGGCGACGCTGGAAGTCTTGCAAGAGCTGCACAGGCTCCACCCTAAAGCGATCCCATTTGAGAACCTCAACCCTTTAACGCGCCGCGCAGTAAACCTGGACATCCCATCGATAGAAGAAAAGCTGGTAACCCAAAACTGCGGCGGCTACTGCTTCGAACAAAACGCACTTTTCGCGAGCGTGCTGAAGCAATTAGGCTTCAAAATAACGCCGCTAATAGGCCGAGTCCTGTGGGGCCGCGAACCGGAAGCAATCCCCCCTCGCACGCACATGATCCTCAGCGTCGACCTCGACAGAAACAACGACAACAACGAAACACAATGGATTGCCGACGTCGGCTTCGGCAGCGTGACACTAACAGCGCCCCTACGCCTAACCCCAGGCATCGCGCAGCAGACCCCGCTAGGCACCTTCCGCCTCGCCGACGCGTCGCACGACGCGCTCTACCTCGAAGTGCAGGCGAGAGACAAAACCTGGTCCCGCATCTACCGCTTCGATCTGCACCCAGTCGAGTGGATCGACTACGAAACCTCCAACTGGTACACCTCGACCTCACCCGATTCGATCTTCGCGAGCAACCTGATCGTCTGCCGTGTACTGGAGCAATCGCGCCTGACGCTCCTCAACGACCAGCTCAACAAACGCGCCGCGGATGGCGAAATAATCAGCGAACGGCAACTCAAAACCGCAGACGAACTCGCAGCCTGCCTGCGCGACCAATTCGGCCTGAACACCGGCGACATCGACATCGCCGGCATATTCGACCGCGTGCGCAAGCCCGCGGCGACGGCCGCCTGA